A genomic stretch from Hymenobacter psoromatis includes:
- a CDS encoding cell envelope biogenesis protein LolA: MTKQLALLALSAALALPAAAQQDPKAGKILDAVSAKYTALKSFQAAFTQTLENPAAKLKQNITGEVTVSDQKYHLTTGGQEVINDGKTTWTYLKNENEVNISDSDPSNQDMSPAQMYSMYKKGYKYTYVKSLKDNGVASDLIELSPEDRKNDVFKVQLIVGTADHAIHSVKTFKKNGTRTTFSLKNFKPNVPVTASTFTFDKAAHKGVKVVDLR, encoded by the coding sequence ATGACCAAGCAATTAGCTCTACTCGCCCTGTCTGCTGCCCTGGCCCTGCCCGCCGCCGCGCAGCAAGACCCTAAAGCCGGCAAAATTCTCGACGCCGTGAGCGCTAAGTACACGGCACTCAAGTCATTCCAGGCTGCCTTTACCCAAACGCTGGAAAATCCCGCCGCCAAGCTCAAGCAAAATATAACCGGCGAAGTGACCGTGAGCGACCAGAAATACCACCTCACCACCGGCGGCCAGGAAGTCATCAACGACGGCAAAACCACCTGGACCTACCTCAAAAACGAAAACGAAGTCAACATCTCCGATTCAGACCCCTCGAACCAGGATATGTCGCCGGCCCAGATGTACAGCATGTACAAAAAGGGTTACAAGTATACCTACGTGAAGTCGTTGAAAGACAATGGGGTAGCCAGCGACCTCATCGAGCTGTCGCCGGAAGACCGTAAGAATGACGTGTTCAAAGTGCAGCTCATTGTGGGCACGGCCGACCACGCCATCCACAGCGTGAAAACGTTTAAGAAAAACGGCACCCGCACTACGTTCTCCCTCAAGAACTTCAAGCCCAACGTGCCCGTGACGGCTAGTACCTTCACCTTCGATAAGGCGGCCCACAAAGGCGTGAAAGTGGTGGACTTACGGTAA
- a CDS encoding phosphorylase: MIPESELILNPDGTIYHLNLLPDHISDTILTVGDPARVAQVSRHFDSIEFEGMHREFVTHVGYYRGKRLTVLSTGMGTDNIDIVLNELDALVNIDFLSRTVRPAEERLSLRIIRLGTSGSLQADVPVGAMLATQHAVGLDSLMQFYPFMETGLETQVAKDLQQHLGLPFAPYVVRGSDLLREQLAADLLIGNTVTCPGFYGPQGRRLRLDLRTPDYMQRLQNFRHQSPEGDFRLSNFEMETAGYYALGQLLGHEVLSLNAIVANRATGEFAKNAGDIVDRMIARTLALI; the protein is encoded by the coding sequence ATGATTCCTGAATCTGAACTCATTCTGAACCCCGACGGCACGATTTATCACCTCAATCTGCTGCCCGACCATATTTCCGATACCATCCTGACCGTGGGCGACCCGGCGCGGGTGGCGCAGGTGAGCCGGCACTTCGACTCCATCGAGTTTGAGGGCATGCACCGCGAGTTTGTGACCCACGTGGGCTACTACCGCGGCAAGCGCCTGACGGTACTCAGCACCGGCATGGGCACCGATAACATTGATATTGTGCTGAATGAGTTGGATGCGCTCGTCAATATCGACTTTCTCTCGCGCACCGTACGGCCGGCTGAAGAGCGTCTGAGCCTGCGTATTATTCGGCTGGGCACCAGCGGTAGCTTGCAGGCCGATGTGCCGGTGGGTGCTATGCTGGCCACCCAGCACGCCGTGGGCCTCGATTCGCTCATGCAGTTTTACCCTTTCATGGAAACGGGATTGGAAACCCAGGTAGCCAAGGACTTGCAGCAGCACCTCGGCCTACCCTTCGCGCCCTACGTGGTGCGCGGTTCCGACCTGCTGCGCGAGCAGCTGGCCGCCGACCTGCTCATCGGCAACACCGTGACGTGCCCCGGCTTCTACGGCCCGCAGGGCCGCCGCCTGCGTCTCGACCTGCGCACGCCCGACTACATGCAGCGCCTCCAAAACTTCCGCCACCAGAGCCCCGAGGGTGATTTCCGCCTCAGCAACTTCGAGATGGAAACCGCCGGCTACTATGCCCTGGGCCAGCTTTTAGGCCACGAGGTGCTGAGCCTCAACGCCATCGTGGCCAACCGCGCCACCGGCGAGTTTGCCAAGAACGCCGGCGATATCGTGGACCGAATGATTGCCCGCACGCTGGCTCTTATCTAA
- a CDS encoding acetyltransferase has product MENPVIILGAQAVGTAALDAFLSNEVVVYCILDDDPKLHNTELLDVPVMGNTDDGELLKLLGKKCEVFVATEDAASRRSLTQMLHDEYQVVPVNSIHQRSSVSIHAEIGHGNYFGPNAVIAATAKVGAGVLVGPNAVVEGQASIGDYAQLGSGAQVGVGATVGVGAFVGAGAVLVAGVKVGDKARVGAGSVVVADVPNGQTVFGNPAVKV; this is encoded by the coding sequence ATGGAAAACCCCGTTATCATTCTCGGCGCGCAGGCCGTGGGCACCGCCGCGCTGGATGCTTTTTTATCCAACGAAGTCGTGGTGTACTGCATCCTCGACGACGACCCCAAGCTGCACAATACCGAGCTGCTCGACGTGCCCGTGATGGGCAACACCGACGACGGCGAGCTGCTGAAACTGCTGGGCAAAAAATGCGAAGTTTTCGTAGCCACTGAGGATGCCGCCAGCCGCCGCAGCCTCACCCAAATGCTGCACGACGAATACCAGGTAGTGCCCGTCAATAGCATTCACCAGCGGTCCAGCGTGTCGATACACGCCGAAATCGGCCACGGTAACTACTTCGGTCCCAATGCGGTAATCGCCGCCACCGCTAAGGTCGGCGCGGGCGTGCTGGTCGGCCCCAATGCCGTAGTCGAAGGCCAGGCCAGCATAGGTGATTACGCGCAGCTGGGTTCGGGCGCGCAGGTGGGGGTAGGGGCTACGGTGGGCGTCGGTGCCTTCGTGGGCGCAGGTGCTGTGCTGGTAGCCGGCGTAAAAGTGGGCGACAAAGCCCGCGTGGGCGCCGGCTCGGTCGTGGTGGCCGACGTGCCCAACGGCCAAACGGTATTCGGCAACCCGGCGGTTAAAGTGTAA
- a CDS encoding ferredoxin: protein MAIMITDECINCGACEPECPNTAIYEGGAQWRWADGTTLKEVQTIDGHLAGGTEPQRPVSNEYYYIVTDKCTECVGFHEEPQCAAVCPVDCCVDDPDHRESRERLTQKQQWLHKAA from the coding sequence ATGGCCATCATGATAACCGACGAGTGCATCAACTGTGGTGCCTGCGAACCGGAATGCCCCAACACCGCCATCTACGAGGGCGGCGCCCAGTGGCGCTGGGCCGATGGCACCACCCTAAAAGAGGTGCAAACCATCGACGGCCACCTGGCCGGCGGCACCGAGCCTCAGCGCCCGGTATCGAACGAATACTACTACATCGTGACCGATAAATGCACCGAGTGCGTGGGTTTCCACGAGGAGCCGCAGTGCGCCGCCGTGTGCCCCGTCGATTGCTGCGTCGATGACCCCGACCACCGCGAAAGCCGCGAGCGCCTGACGCAAAAGCAGCAGTGGCTGCACAAAGCAGCGTAG
- a CDS encoding acyl-CoA reductase, with amino-acid sequence MLNHATRLAAFAALGRRLTSLSEDEITDLAARARNSNAWFDLPNVRAAITGIAQLLAEPALSQWAGRYPAEPASPRQVGVVMAGNIPLVGFHDLLCVLLSGHTLLAKLSKDDTVLMRWIAQELTNSEPAFTERLQFVERLNAADAFIATGSDNTARYFEFYFKGRPHLIRRNRTSLAILTGNETVEEMTALGPDIFQYYGLGCRNVSKLYVPAGYDFVPLLDALQIWHSVLNHHKYQNNYDYNKSIMLVNAVPHFDNGFLLLTESAALVSPISVVHYSTYTQEIDLVDQLTDVATQTQCLVSAGGRYPGSFPLGQAQHPAVSDYADGIDTMEFLAAEL; translated from the coding sequence ATGCTGAACCACGCCACCCGCCTCGCGGCTTTCGCGGCCCTGGGCCGCCGCCTTACTTCCCTTTCCGAAGACGAAATCACCGACCTCGCGGCCCGCGCCCGCAACAGCAACGCCTGGTTTGACCTGCCCAACGTGCGTGCCGCCATCACGGGCATTGCGCAGCTGCTGGCCGAGCCGGCGCTCAGCCAGTGGGCCGGGCGCTACCCCGCCGAGCCGGCTTCGCCCCGCCAGGTGGGGGTAGTGATGGCCGGTAATATTCCGCTCGTGGGCTTCCACGACCTGCTGTGCGTGCTGCTCAGCGGCCACACGCTGCTGGCCAAGCTCAGCAAAGACGACACCGTGCTCATGCGCTGGATTGCCCAGGAGCTGACCAATAGCGAGCCCGCCTTCACCGAGCGCTTGCAGTTTGTGGAGCGCCTCAACGCGGCCGATGCGTTTATCGCCACCGGCTCGGACAATACTGCCCGCTACTTCGAGTTTTATTTTAAGGGCAGGCCGCACCTCATCCGGCGCAACCGCACCAGTCTGGCCATCCTCACTGGAAACGAAACGGTCGAGGAAATGACTGCGCTGGGCCCTGATATTTTCCAGTATTACGGCCTGGGCTGCCGCAACGTGAGCAAGCTCTACGTGCCCGCGGGCTACGATTTCGTGCCGTTGCTCGACGCGCTGCAAATCTGGCACTCGGTGCTTAATCACCATAAATACCAGAACAACTACGACTACAATAAGAGCATTATGCTGGTGAATGCGGTGCCGCATTTCGACAACGGCTTCCTGCTGCTGACCGAGAGCGCGGCGCTGGTGTCGCCCATTTCGGTGGTGCATTACAGCACCTATACCCAGGAAATCGACCTAGTTGACCAGCTCACTGACGTGGCGACCCAGACGCAGTGCCTCGTGTCGGCGGGCGGGCGCTACCCCGGCTCGTTCCCGCTGGGCCAGGCCCAGCACCCCGCCGTGAGCGACTACGCCGACGGCATTGATACGATGGAATTTTTGGCGGCTGAATTGTAA